From Candidatus Dependentiae bacterium, one genomic window encodes:
- a CDS encoding glycosyltransferase, whose amino-acid sequence MKLFFLKSLFISFFIITFFSYAYDRKVELPIVIVTASYNNKQWYEWQLGSVFAQKYDNFRLIYIDDCSQDGTGDLVEQWIKDNRVEDRVTLIRNKTRREHLANQYDAIHNYTDSDDIIVICDGDDWFYFDGVLQRVNEAYQNGAWITYGQFWYWKKDRKGFCREVPKDVLMDGTIRQFRPWRTSHLRTFYSGLFKKIKVDDLLYENKFFPMSADVAAMLPMLEMAAERAVFIPDVLYIYNDGNSLNFYHDHRLEQLKLENEIRSRMPYKRVDADKPYHCLS is encoded by the coding sequence ATGAAATTATTTTTCTTAAAATCGCTGTTTATTTCTTTTTTTATTATTACTTTTTTTTCTTATGCGTATGACAGAAAAGTTGAGTTACCAATTGTGATTGTGACTGCGTCATATAACAATAAGCAGTGGTATGAATGGCAATTGGGCTCTGTGTTTGCGCAAAAATATGATAATTTTCGTTTAATTTACATTGATGATTGTTCACAAGATGGCACAGGTGATTTGGTAGAACAATGGATTAAAGATAATAGAGTAGAAGATCGGGTAACGCTTATAAGAAATAAAACACGTCGTGAGCATTTGGCAAATCAATATGATGCTATTCATAATTATACGGATTCGGATGACATTATAGTAATTTGCGATGGAGATGATTGGTTCTATTTTGATGGTGTATTGCAACGAGTAAATGAGGCATATCAAAATGGCGCATGGATAACATATGGTCAGTTTTGGTATTGGAAAAAAGATCGCAAAGGGTTCTGCCGTGAGGTTCCTAAAGATGTTTTAATGGATGGAACCATTCGGCAATTTCGGCCTTGGAGAACATCGCATTTACGTACGTTTTATTCAGGGTTATTCAAAAAGATAAAAGTTGATGATTTATTGTATGAAAATAAATTTTTTCCTATGTCAGCTGATGTTGCTGCTATGTTGCCAATGTTAGAAATGGCTGCTGAACGTGCGGTATTTATTCCGGATGTGTTGTATATATATAATGATGGTAATAGTTTAAATTTTTATCACGATCATAGGCTTGAACAATTAAAATTGGAAAATGAGATCAGAAGTAGGATGCCGTATAAACGAGTAGATGCCGATAAGCCGTACCATTGTTTGTCCTAA